A segment of the Streptomyces sp. XD-27 genome:
GGTGGCGGGCGTCGGTGTGGAAGGACACCCAGCCGGTGATTCCGCACATGGTGGTGGGGGCTCCTCAGCGGTCGGGGCGCGGGCGCGAGGCCGGGTGCCGCGCCGCTGCATCAGGAGTCGGCCGGCGGCCGGGGTGAGTTCCCGGACAGGTGAGGAAAACCGGCTGGACCCCCGACCGGGGGGCCGGGCTGTCCGCGAGAGCGGGCTCATGCGCGGTGCCGGGTGTCGGGTTACGGCGAGGCGGGCGACGGGTGCCGGGTGCGGCGGGGCGGGCCACGGGATCCGGGACACAGGTAACGGATAACGGATGCCGGCGCGGCGGCGTACGCGCCCGGCACACCGCCTCAGCCCGCGGCGGGCCCGGTCCCGTCCACCGGCTCGAGCCCCCATGCCGCGGCGCGGGCAGCGGCGGCCGCGCGGTTGGCGACGTCGAGCTTGGCGAGGATGTGCTCGATGTGGGTCGCGACCGTACGCGTACCGACGAAGAGCCGGGCGGCGATCTCGCGGTTGGTCCGGCCGTGGGTGAGTTCGGCCAGCACTTCCAGCTCGCGCGGGGAGAGCCCGGCGGGGCGGGCGACGGGGCGGCACACGACGACGGTCCCGGCGCCCTGGCGGGACAGCCGGAGCTCCAGGAGGCGTCGGCCGTGCGGCACCAGGACCGTGGCGGGCAGCGCCCGCCGGGCGGCCATCCGCCGTACGAGAACGGTCAACGGGGACTCCGCGTCGGCGAACTCCGGTGGCGGCGCCGCTCCGGCGAGCGGCACCGGGGCGGCCCGCTCCGCCGCCGGGAGCGCCACGGCGTATGCCTGGTCCGCGGTCCCGTCCGGCGTGCCGGGTGCGTCGGACGGCGGCTGCCACAGCGGGTCGGCGACCGCCGCGAGGCATTCGCCCAGCAGGGTCAGCACGCCCCGGGCGGGGTCCTGTCGCGCCCGTACCCGCGTCGTACTCACGTTGAGCACTCCGACGTACCGGCCGTCCGGGGCGAACAGGCACTGCGCCACACCGTCCTCGATGCCCCGCGGCTCCAGCACCTCGCGGAACCCCGGTGAGGTCCGCCGCAGTTGTCCGGGCACGTCGCGCAGCCACCGTGTGCCGCCCGTCGAATGGCGGATCAGCGCGAACACCGGGTCGTCGTGCAGCCGGGTCTCGATGTACGCGGCGGTGTCGGCCGGGTAGCTGCCGGCCAGGGTGAGGTGGCGGCGGCGCAGCGGGTCCCACCGGGACAGCGAGGCGTGGTCGTAGTCGATGACGTCGGACAGCGCCGTGAGGACGGAGTCGGGGGCCGCGGCCCCGGCCACGGCATGCCGCGCGGCCTCGCGTACCCGCAAGGCCGCGTCCAACACGTCCGCTGTGCTCCGCTTCGCCGCCATCCGCCCAGCATGATCACCTGGGCGGGGCGGGTCAAACCGGGGGTGTGTCGCCTTCCGTCGCCTCGGTCGGGGTGTCCGCCGCGTCGTACACGACCTCGCCGCCGACGACGGTGAGGACGACCGGCATGCCCGGGATGTCGCGCGGGTCGGCGGAGAGCAGGTCCCCGGCGAGTACGCACAGGTCGGCGACCTTGCCGACCTCCAGGGAGCCCTTCCACTCCTCGGCGAAGTCCTGCCAAGCGGCGTTGACCGTATAGGTGCGAAGCGCCTCGGCCAACTGAATGCGCTGGTCCGGCCCGCTGACCCGGCCGCTCGCCTTGGACTCCCGCAGCAGCATGGTGGCGACGCCCTGGCGCCAGTCAGGGAAGGTCACAGGGGCGTCCGAGCCACTGGCCACGGTCACCCCGGCGTCCAGGGCATCGCGGTACGGCCACGCATACGCCGCCCGCTCCGGGCCGACGAACTCCTCCTCCACATCGGCCACGACCCATTTGATCGTGGGATTCATGTTCACGCCGAAGCCGTGCTCGGCGAGCGTCTTCATGCTGCGGGCGGTGAGGAAGTCGCCGTGGATGACGTAGTGCCGGGGGTCGTTGCGCGGGTGTTCGGCGGCCGCGGCGGCGAAGGCGTCGACGACGGCATCAATGCCGCGGTCGCCGGTGACGTGGACGCCGATCTGGTAGCCGGCGGCGTGCGCGTGCCGGATCATCCGGCCGACCTCGGCGACGCGCTCGTCGTCGGTGTCGCCGCCGACGCACAG
Coding sequences within it:
- a CDS encoding LuxR family transcriptional regulator translates to MAAKRSTADVLDAALRVREAARHAVAGAAAPDSVLTALSDVIDYDHASLSRWDPLRRRHLTLAGSYPADTAAYIETRLHDDPVFALIRHSTGGTRWLRDVPGQLRRTSPGFREVLEPRGIEDGVAQCLFAPDGRYVGVLNVSTTRVRARQDPARGVLTLLGECLAAVADPLWQPPSDAPGTPDGTADQAYAVALPAAERAAPVPLAGAAPPPEFADAESPLTVLVRRMAARRALPATVLVPHGRRLLELRLSRQGAGTVVVCRPVARPAGLSPRELEVLAELTHGRTNREIAARLFVGTRTVATHIEHILAKLDVANRAAAAARAAAWGLEPVDGTGPAAG